The following are from one region of the Deinococcus aestuarii genome:
- a CDS encoding type II restriction endonuclease — MQTLETLIRHWRDDSGGTYRTWFLWEERLKNFRSIRRGLQTVVKEIEAGSFGTQYRGSSLETVVHSIAEQRQIFKGADHAFLWKPKLRIPDIYENPDHQRAFGRFLDTCACCTGGDDLIRAIRELDRRAIKGLGPAAANLLYFLHPTHMPPFNTAIVNGYNALTGAKVKLGKWEEYLALREGMLRLNGTHRGLLSNDLGAVAGLLFDLGSGRYTPPPREDDGAALSAWQADLAKVREESASASKALAAAREGDRTHIEVQGWLRDLGRALGFDVWIAANDRSRAYAGGRLGDGCLDTLPPGIAGTPGADAVRLIDVVWFERGTLAPAAAFEVEHTTSIYSGIVRMLDLALGAPERAVQGLYLVAPDARESDVRDQLRRPAFQAVSHLNMRYLPYSELERHREAMARFGQGLRAVEAIARAL, encoded by the coding sequence ATGCAGACGCTCGAGACGCTGATCCGGCACTGGCGCGACGATTCTGGCGGCACCTACCGCACCTGGTTCCTGTGGGAGGAACGCCTCAAGAACTTTCGCTCCATCCGCCGTGGCCTTCAGACCGTGGTGAAGGAGATCGAGGCAGGGAGCTTCGGCACCCAGTACCGGGGTTCCTCCCTGGAGACGGTGGTGCACTCCATCGCCGAGCAACGCCAGATCTTCAAGGGCGCCGACCACGCCTTCCTGTGGAAGCCCAAGCTGCGCATCCCCGACATCTACGAGAACCCCGACCACCAGCGGGCCTTCGGGCGTTTTCTCGACACCTGCGCGTGCTGCACGGGCGGCGACGACCTGATCCGCGCCATCCGCGAGCTCGACCGCCGGGCCATCAAGGGCCTGGGCCCGGCCGCCGCCAACCTGCTGTACTTCCTGCACCCCACGCACATGCCGCCCTTCAACACCGCCATCGTGAACGGCTACAACGCCCTCACGGGGGCCAAGGTGAAGCTCGGAAAGTGGGAGGAATACCTGGCGCTGCGGGAGGGGATGCTGCGGCTGAACGGGACGCACCGGGGCCTGCTGTCCAACGACCTGGGCGCCGTGGCGGGGCTGCTCTTCGACCTGGGCAGCGGGCGATACACGCCCCCGCCCCGTGAGGATGACGGGGCGGCGCTGAGTGCCTGGCAGGCGGACCTGGCGAAGGTGCGGGAAGAGTCGGCGAGCGCCAGCAAGGCGCTGGCCGCGGCCCGGGAGGGGGACCGGACCCACATCGAGGTGCAGGGCTGGCTGCGCGACCTGGGCCGGGCGCTGGGCTTCGACGTGTGGATCGCCGCGAACGACCGCTCGCGGGCCTACGCGGGTGGTCGCCTGGGCGACGGGTGCCTCGACACCCTTCCGCCCGGGATCGCGGGCACACCCGGGGCGGACGCGGTGCGGTTGATCGACGTGGTGTGGTTCGAGCGGGGGACGCTCGCCCCGGCGGCCGCCTTCGAGGTGGAGCACACCACCTCGATTTACTCGGGGATCGTGCGGATGCTCGACCTGGCCCTGGGCGCCCCCGAGCGGGCGGTCCAGGGCCTTTACCTGGTGGCCCCCGACGCCCGGGAGTCGGACGTCCGCGACCAGTTGCGCCGCCCCGCTTTCCAGGCGGTGTCCCACCTGAACATGCGCTACCTGCCCTACAGCGAGCTGGAGCGGCACCGCGAGGCGATGGCCCGCTTCGGACAGGGGTTGCGTGCCGTGGAGGCCATCGCCCGGGCGCTGTAA
- a CDS encoding four-helix bundle copper-binding protein, translating into MPQNTARMLQTHPSPASVFDQGALAECIDACFECANICTSCADACLGEQGHLSHLVHCIRLNLDCADVCAATGRVLSRLTQPDQNVLRAQLQACLAACQACGQECEMHARDMNMQHCAVCAESCRRCEQACQQLLGSMSA; encoded by the coding sequence ATGCCGCAGAACACCGCCCGGATGCTCCAGACCCACCCTAGCCCTGCGAGCGTCTTCGACCAGGGGGCACTTGCGGAGTGCATCGACGCCTGCTTCGAGTGCGCGAACATCTGTACCTCGTGTGCCGACGCCTGCCTGGGCGAGCAGGGGCACCTCTCGCACCTCGTCCACTGCATCCGCCTCAACCTCGACTGCGCCGACGTGTGCGCCGCGACCGGGCGGGTCCTCTCGCGCCTGACCCAGCCCGACCAGAACGTCCTGCGCGCCCAGCTTCAGGCCTGCCTCGCCGCGTGCCAGGCGTGTGGGCAGGAGTGCGAGATGCACGCCCGCGACATGAACATGCAGCACTGCGCGGTGTGCGCCGAATCCTGCCGCCGCTGTGAACAGGCCTGCCAGCAACTCCTGGGGAGCATGAGCGCATGA
- a CDS encoding DUF305 domain-containing protein has protein sequence MNKLILTLALMALPVSSAQAGGSQGGTAATMSTTMIIQMQSDMRARMQPMLEDLRRLSGTAFDRAFFSMMIPHHQSAIEMSRTALPRLRDPLVRAWAQGIIDDQQKEIAEMQAELQRLGGVDTARQNRMRQAMSGMGQRMTQMMSQSQSPDHAFLEMMTPHHGSANEMANIALQNGQTDHVLDIAQRIIMTQADEMHDFKDWLRTHQ, from the coding sequence ATGAACAAACTGATCCTGACCCTCGCCCTGATGGCCCTGCCCGTGAGTTCCGCCCAGGCGGGCGGCAGTCAGGGGGGCACGGCGGCAACCATGTCCACGACCATGATCATTCAGATGCAGTCGGACATGCGTGCCCGGATGCAGCCCATGCTGGAGGACCTGCGCCGCCTGTCCGGCACCGCCTTCGACCGGGCGTTCTTTTCCATGATGATCCCCCACCACCAGAGCGCCATCGAGATGAGCCGGACCGCGCTACCCCGGCTGCGCGACCCGCTCGTCCGCGCGTGGGCGCAGGGCATCATCGACGATCAGCAGAAGGAGATCGCCGAGATGCAGGCCGAGTTGCAGCGCCTGGGGGGCGTGGACACGGCGCGGCAGAACCGAATGCGTCAGGCCATGTCGGGCATGGGGCAGAGGATGACCCAGATGATGTCCCAATCGCAAAGCCCCGACCACGCGTTCCTGGAGATGATGACGCCCCACCACGGCTCGGCCAACGAGATGGCGAACATCGCCCTGCAAAACGGCCAGACCGACCATGTGCTCGACATCGCCCAGCGCATCATCATGACGCAGGCCGACGAGATGCACGACTTCAAGGACTGGCTGCGCACCCACCAGTAA
- a CDS encoding peptidase C39 family protein has protein sequence MTFSRLLWPALLLAPVAGAAPYAQQTSFGTPSPLIQAAQARTSVKATWEALPQPRGGQLESGVVEVAPFNELVPSWNVTGPGESPLTLEVRVRRPDGRWTPYFGFGTWRAAGPRASQPVTRTADGTVNTDTLTLPFRAAAFQYRVTPGAGLQVRLLSFNTSDSALRLRDQGRGGQAISWNRVLAVPGLSQMIYPGGGEVWCSPTSISMILGFWNRPVRVPDAAKATFDTRYDGFGNWPFNTAYAGTQGLQALVTRLGSLRDAEAYLGQGLPLAVSVRFKAGELPGAPLSWSNGHLMVLTGFDAQGNPVVNDPAARSDAGVRRIYPRAVFERLWLSHAGGMAYVMAPLPGVLSQDGPK, from the coding sequence GTGACCTTTTCACGCCTCCTCTGGCCCGCCCTGCTGCTCGCCCCGGTGGCGGGCGCCGCCCCCTACGCGCAGCAGACCAGCTTCGGCACCCCGTCCCCGCTGATTCAGGCCGCGCAGGCCCGGACCAGCGTGAAAGCCACCTGGGAGGCGCTGCCCCAGCCCCGCGGCGGCCAGCTCGAGAGCGGCGTGGTGGAGGTGGCGCCGTTCAACGAACTCGTCCCCAGTTGGAACGTGACGGGACCGGGAGAGAGCCCCCTGACGCTGGAGGTGCGCGTGCGGCGGCCCGACGGCCGCTGGACGCCGTACTTCGGGTTCGGGACCTGGCGGGCGGCAGGACCCCGGGCCAGTCAGCCGGTGACGCGCACGGCGGACGGCACGGTGAACACCGACACCCTGACCCTCCCCTTCCGCGCCGCGGCCTTCCAGTACCGCGTGACGCCGGGGGCGGGGCTCCAGGTGCGCCTGCTGTCGTTCAACACGTCGGACAGCGCCCTGCGCCTGCGGGACCAGGGCCGGGGCGGGCAGGCGATCTCCTGGAACAGGGTTCTGGCGGTCCCCGGGCTCTCGCAGATGATCTACCCGGGCGGGGGGGAGGTCTGGTGCAGCCCCACCAGCATCTCCATGATCCTGGGCTTCTGGAACCGCCCCGTGCGGGTGCCGGACGCCGCCAAGGCCACCTTCGACACCCGGTACGACGGCTTCGGGAATTGGCCCTTCAACACCGCGTATGCTGGAACTCAGGGTTTGCAGGCCCTTGTGACGCGCCTGGGCAGCCTGCGAGACGCCGAGGCGTACCTGGGGCAGGGGCTGCCGCTCGCGGTGAGCGTGCGCTTCAAAGCGGGCGAGCTGCCGGGCGCGCCGCTGTCCTGGTCGAACGGGCACCTGATGGTGCTGACCGGCTTCGACGCGCAGGGCAACCCGGTGGTGAACGACCCGGCGGCGAGGAGCGACGCGGGCGTGCGGCGCATCTACCCGCGCGCCGTCTTCGAGCGGTTGTGGCTCAGCCACGCGGGCGGCATGGCGTACGTGATGGCCCCTCTCCCCGGAGTCCTGTCTCAGGACGGGCCGAAGTAG
- the trpS gene encoding tryptophan--tRNA ligase, which produces MKQRILTGDRPTGPLYLGHDVGSLRNRVALQHDYETYVLLADVQALTDNFEHPQKVRANVMEVALDELAVGLDPEVATFVLQSQVPEIAELTVLYLNLVTVSHLRQNPTVKTEIAQKGYGESVPAGFFVYPVSQAADITAFGAHLVPVGEDQLPMIEQTAEIVRRFNRLYAPVLTEPRALLGEVARLPGLDGKTKMSKSLGNAIFLSDPPDEVACKVRGMYTDPNHLRVEAPGTVEGNPVFAYLDAFDPDRAGVAALKAHYRRGGLGDVRVKRHLLEATLAPIRARRAEFARHRGDVERVVREGTGRGREVAAETMRAVRQAMRLDYFGPS; this is translated from the coding sequence ATGAAGCAGCGCATCCTGACGGGAGACCGGCCCACCGGCCCCCTCTACCTCGGCCACGACGTGGGTTCCCTGCGCAACCGCGTCGCCCTCCAGCACGACTACGAGACCTACGTCCTCCTCGCCGACGTGCAGGCCCTCACCGACAACTTCGAGCACCCGCAAAAGGTCCGCGCCAACGTGATGGAAGTGGCCCTCGACGAGCTCGCGGTGGGCCTCGACCCCGAGGTCGCCACCTTCGTCCTCCAGTCCCAGGTGCCCGAGATCGCCGAGCTGACCGTGCTCTACCTGAACCTCGTGACGGTCTCGCACCTGCGTCAGAACCCAACGGTCAAGACCGAGATCGCCCAGAAGGGGTACGGCGAGTCCGTCCCGGCCGGCTTCTTCGTGTACCCCGTTTCCCAGGCGGCGGACATCACGGCCTTCGGCGCGCATCTCGTTCCCGTGGGGGAGGACCAGCTCCCCATGATCGAGCAGACGGCGGAGATCGTGCGGCGCTTCAACCGCCTCTACGCTCCCGTGCTCACCGAGCCCCGGGCCCTGCTGGGAGAGGTGGCGCGCCTCCCCGGACTCGACGGCAAGACGAAGATGAGCAAGTCCCTGGGCAACGCCATCTTCCTGTCCGACCCGCCTGACGAGGTGGCCTGCAAGGTGCGGGGAATGTACACCGACCCGAACCACCTCCGGGTGGAGGCCCCGGGGACCGTGGAGGGGAACCCGGTATTCGCGTACCTCGACGCCTTTGACCCGGACCGGGCCGGGGTGGCGGCCCTCAAGGCGCACTACCGCCGCGGGGGACTGGGGGACGTGCGGGTCAAACGGCATCTGCTGGAGGCGACCCTGGCGCCCATCCGCGCGCGGCGGGCCGAGTTCGCGCGGCACCGGGGCGACGTGGAGCGGGTCGTGCGGGAGGGCACGGGGCGCGGGCGGGAGGTGGCGGCCGAAACGATGCGGGCCGTGAGACAGGCCATGCGGTTAGACTACTTCGGCCCGTCCTGA